A stretch of DNA from Natrinema halophilum:
AGATCCCTTCGTCGGCACGTTCGAAGCCTCGATCACAGCCCGCCTCGACGGCCGAACCCCGGTGACGATGGCGGCGAATCTGTTCGGCAACAACTGGCTGGTCGCTCTCATGACGACCTATGCTGGCGCCGCTCTGGTGATTCCGGCGATCGTCTCGTTGCTCTTCAACGGCGTCTTCCTGGGTATTATGGCCCGTCTCGAGGTCGATCCGGTGGAACTGGCTGCCTTCGTCGTCCCCCACGGCGTCTTCGAAATCCCGGCCATCCTCGTTGCGAGCGCACTCGGCATCTCCGTCGGGGTTACCGCCTGGCGGACGTGGCGCGGCCGAGAAAGCCGAACCGCGCTCGCCGACGCGCTCGAGCGCGCGTTCTGGGTGCTGATCGGGATCGGGATCGTGCTGGCTATCGCGGCGATTATCGAAGGGTTCGTCAGTCCCTACTACTACCGACTGTTCCTGTAGCACGGCCGCTGTCACACGACCATTGCCTGCTCGAGTTACACGGGCGATATCCCGTACGTCCCCGGGGTACTCGATCGATGCACGTCCGATCAATACCTGCTCCATCCGATCGGCCGTCGACACGTCTTCGAGACCGACCGGACCGGGAACCGCTACCGGTACGCCTCGAACTCCGTGCCAAACAGGAAGAAGTAGACCGTTCCGATCAGACCGATTGCCGTCGCGATGGCGAACGCGAGCGTCGGATCGCCATCGAACACCCGCTCACCGGTCAGGGGGTTTGCGAATCCGTCCCACAGCAATCCGCCGAGCGCCGCGCTCGGAATGACGATCACGTTCCGCAGGAGATAGTACGCGCCGGTCACCCGACCCCCGGCACCTTGCTCGGCGGGTCCCACGATCAGCGCTTTGTGCGCGGGAAGGCCGGCGAATCGCAACCCCGAGAAGGCAAAGAGGACCGCGAGAGCGGCGGCGTTCTGTGGTGCAGTGATCAGCAAGATCGGAAACAGGGCGTAGACCGCGAACCCGAGCGTAACGACGGGCTTGAGTCCGATACGTTCGGCGGCTCGAGCGACAGGAACCATCGTCAGCAACGCGACCAGCATCTCGAGCCCCAGCAGAACACCGAAATACGACTGTGGCGACAGATCGACCGTGCCGAGAGCCGGGACGGAAAGCGAGAGGCCCACCTCGAGAAAGCGCGTGACGACGATGACGAAGAAAACGTAAACCATGCCGTTGGCGAAGCGGACCAGCGTGTCGCCGACGAGCAGCGGTCGGAGTTCGTCTGGCATCGCTCGAAGATCGGCGACTAGCTGGGAGACGCCTTCGAACGCCGATCCGATGCCGTCCGCATCGGCCTCGTAGAGGACGTGTTGGACGATCGTTCCGAGAATCCCGAAGAGGACTGCGACGAGCAAGATGAGCTGAAAGGCGGTCCGTATCTCCCCATCGCCCGAGCCGAAGGGGTAGAAGAGCGCCGCGGCAAACAGCGGTCCGAGGAGAAAAGCGGTCCGACGAAACGTCTCCGTACTCGCGAAGCCGGCGGCGAGGTGCGACGGAGCCACCGACTGCTTGACGATGGCGAACGTGGCGCCGAGCCCGAACGATTTCCAGGCCTGGGCGAGCACCAGGCCGACGAATATCGCGACGATCGCCAGCGACGTCGGACCGACGGAGACGTCCGCCACCGCTGGGGCTGCGAGCCAGATGGCGAACCCGAGCGTCGAACACAGCCCGAACGCTGTCAGCGCGTACCGGGAGCCGATCCGGTCCGAAATCGCCCCGCCCGGATAGGGGTAGACGGCACTGATAACGTTTCCAACCGTCCCGAACAGGCCGACGACGAACACCGACGCGCCCAACGCAGTCATGTACTCTGCCATGTACCGACTGGTCATCTGGAAGCCGAGGCTGAACGCGAACATGGCAATCGAGAGGACGAGAACGTCCCGCTCGAGCGTGAAAAACTGCCGAAACGCGTCCAGCGGATCGGCCTCCTCGTCCGAGGGATCCTGCTCGAGGCTCACACGTATCGGTGCTCACCGAGCGGGCTTGAAATTTGGCCCGCTCGTCGCTTCGATTCGAGTTTCGAGTGCGATTCGAATCTCGGTCGGGATTCGCGAGGGGGTCTGGTATGCTGACGAATGGCATACAGAGTCGCGCCGCCCGACGGATACGACAAAGGGAAGGGCTCATTAGCCAGTAGTGTGAGGTGAAGGACATGGCTTCGTGGAAGCGGGATTTTGCGAGTGGGCTGATCGTCCTCGGCCCGATCCTCATCACGCTCTACGCTATTTACTGGCTTTACGGATTGGTCGCCGGTGTGACCCCCGGTCTCATTCTGGACCCGGCCGCGCTCAAGCCGCTCATTCCGGGAACGACCGAGCAGGCCCTCCAGACGCGCCAGCAGGTCGCCCAGTTCCTCCGCGTCATCGTCGCGTTGACCGTCTTCGTCATTCTCACGTTTTCCGTCGGGTACCTCATGCGGACGACCGTGGGCGGGCTGGTCGAACGACTCGTCGACAATATCGCTAACCGCGTGCCGGTGGTTCGCGTCGTCTACAACGCTTCCAAAATGGCAGCTGAAACTGCCTTCGGTGAACAGGAATCGCTTCAGAAACCGGTCAAGATCGAAACCTGGGAGGGGCTTCGGATGACCGCGTTCAAGACGGGAAAGGTAACAGGCGACGGTCGCGAGGTCCTCTTCCTGCCGACGTCGCCGAACATCACGACCGGTTACGTCGTCGAAGTCGAGTCCGAGGAGATCACCGAACTCGAGGAGGACGTTGAGGACGCGTTGACACGCGTTCTAAGCGCCGGATTCGGCGATGCCAACCGCCGCGGCATGGACGCTGGCATCTCGATCGACGTCATCGACGAGGCAGGGTCCGACCGCGACGATCGTTCCAACCAGACCGATCACGTCGAGCGTGCAAACGACGACTAACGGCCTCGTATCCGTCGTTCGAGAGAACGAAGCGATCGCGCAATTAACCGAAATCGACGGGTTTGACCCCGTGGAAACGGCATTCCAGTTCGGAGACGATCCACCGCTGGCGTCTTGAACCTGGATGTATCGGGAAGCGACGCTGTTGCTCCCGGAATGCCACGGGAAAAGGTCGACTGAAACCGATAGTAGTCGGTGAACGTCTTGCACACCCTGCTCGTGAATTCGCGGCCAGCGAGAAAGGAGAGCAAAGGGAGTAACAGAAGAGATCTCTCGCGCGCTCTCGAGCAAGAGCGTCTCGTTTTCCGTCCGTTCTCAACTCACTCGATGTACTCGAACCACTCGTCGTATTCGTCGGAACCGTGTTCGACGATCTCGAAGAACTTCTGCTGGAGTTCTTCGGTGACGGGGCCGCGAGATCCGTTGCCGATGACGACGTTGTTCACTTTGCGGATCGGCGTCACTTCGGCTGCGGACCCCGTAAAGAACAGTTCGTCGGCCGTGTTGAGTTCGCCGCGGGAGATAGAAACGTTGTCGTGGACGGTATAGCCCAGTTCCTCCGCGATCTGGATCACGGAATCACGAGTGATGCCGTCGAGGATCGACTCCGAAAGGCCCGGCGTGTAGAGTTCGCCGTCGCGCACCAGAAAGATGTTCTCGCCGGGACCTTCGGCAACGTTGCCCTCCTTGTTGAGGACGATCGCTTCGGCGTAGCCGTTTCGGCGAGCTTCCTCGCCTGCGAGCATGCTGTTGACGTAGAGGCCCGTCGTCTTGGCGTTCGTCGGGATCTGACTCGAGGCGTGTTTGCGCCACGAAGAGATCATCACGTCGATGCCGTTCTCGAGGGCGTCTTCGCCGAGGTAGGCGCCCCACGG
This window harbors:
- a CDS encoding MFS transporter, which gives rise to MSLEQDPSDEEADPLDAFRQFFTLERDVLVLSIAMFAFSLGFQMTSRYMAEYMTALGASVFVVGLFGTVGNVISAVYPYPGGAISDRIGSRYALTAFGLCSTLGFAIWLAAPAVADVSVGPTSLAIVAIFVGLVLAQAWKSFGLGATFAIVKQSVAPSHLAAGFASTETFRRTAFLLGPLFAAALFYPFGSGDGEIRTAFQLILLVAVLFGILGTIVQHVLYEADADGIGSAFEGVSQLVADLRAMPDELRPLLVGDTLVRFANGMVYVFFVIVVTRFLEVGLSLSVPALGTVDLSPQSYFGVLLGLEMLVALLTMVPVARAAERIGLKPVVTLGFAVYALFPILLITAPQNAAALAVLFAFSGLRFAGLPAHKALIVGPAEQGAGGRVTGAYYLLRNVIVIPSAALGGLLWDGFANPLTGERVFDGDPTLAFAIATAIGLIGTVYFFLFGTEFEAYR
- a CDS encoding DUF502 domain-containing protein, encoding MASWKRDFASGLIVLGPILITLYAIYWLYGLVAGVTPGLILDPAALKPLIPGTTEQALQTRQQVAQFLRVIVALTVFVILTFSVGYLMRTTVGGLVERLVDNIANRVPVVRVVYNASKMAAETAFGEQESLQKPVKIETWEGLRMTAFKTGKVTGDGREVLFLPTSPNITTGYVVEVESEEITELEEDVEDALTRVLSAGFGDANRRGMDAGISIDVIDEAGSDRDDRSNQTDHVERANDD
- a CDS encoding branched-chain amino acid transaminase, translated to MGFDEMDDIDTIWMDGEFVDWDDAQIHVLTHGLHYGSGVFEGARCYDTESGPALFRWEEHLERLFQSAKPYEMDIDYTKDELTEVTKDLITRQGLPSCYVRPIAFYGYNSLGVSPKDCPTRTAIAVWPWGAYLGEDALENGIDVMISSWRKHASSQIPTNAKTTGLYVNSMLAGEEARRNGYAEAIVLNKEGNVAEGPGENIFLVRDGELYTPGLSESILDGITRDSVIQIAEELGYTVHDNVSISRGELNTADELFFTGSAAEVTPIRKVNNVVIGNGSRGPVTEELQQKFFEIVEHGSDEYDEWFEYIE